The region GTGAAGACCAGAGCGGCTCCATGGAGACCATCGGTTTCTCCCTGTATATGGAGCTGCTGGAAAATGCCGTCGACGCGCTTAAAGCCGGACGTGAACCGTCTCTGGAAGATCTCACCAGCCAGCAGACCGAAGTGGAGCTGCGCATGCCTTCCCTGCTGCCGGATGATTTTATTCCTGACGTGAATACTCGTCTGTCGTTCTACAAGCGCATTGCCAGCGCGAAAAGCGAAGGCGAGCTGGAGGAGATCAAAGTCGAGCTGATCGACCGTTTCGGCATATTGCCCGATGCGGCGCGCAACCTGCTGGATATTGCCCGGCTGCGTCAGCAGGCGCAGAAGCTGGGGATCCGCAAGCTTGAAGGCAATGAGAAAGGCGGCGTGATTGAGTTTGCCGAGAAGAACCATGTCGATCCGATGTGGCTGATTGGCCTGCTGCAAAAACAGCCGCAGCATTTCCGTCTTGATGGCCCGACGCGGCTGAAATTTACCCAGGATCTGACGGAGCGTAAAACCCGCATGGACTGGGTGCGTAACTTTATGCGCCAGATGGAAGAGAACGCTATCGCATAACGGATCCCCCATCAGCGCCCGGCTGGTGGGGGACAATTTACAAACTCTTTGCACTTCGCCCGAACTTCCCGACTATACATTCGCCATAATTATCATTAACACCTTATAAAACAATAACCTTATCATTTGCATGGATTATGATAATGATGACCTCTTCGCGTTTTACCCGCTGGCTGACTCTGTTTGCGCTGGCCGCGACGGTTGCCGTCGCGCTCCCTGCTCGCGCCAATACCTGGCCTCTTCCGCCTGCCGGCAGCAACGTCGTAGGTGAAAACCGCTTTCACGTGGTTGAAAACGATGGCGGTTCGCTGGAAGCGATTGCCAAAAAATATAACGTCGGGTTCTTGGCACTGTTGCAGGCCAATCCGGGCGTTGATCCGTATGTACCCCGGGCGGGCAGCGTACTGACGATTCCGCTGCAAACCATCCTGCCGGACGCGCCACGTCAGGGCATTGTAATTAACCTCGCCGAGCTGCGTCTGTATTACTACCCACCGGGCAAGAATGAAGTGACCGTCTACCCTATCGGTATTGGTCAGCTGGGGGGCGATACGCTCACGCCTACCATGGTCACCACCGTCTCTGATAAGCGCGCCAATCCCACCTGGACCCCGACGGCAAACATTCGCGCCCGTTATAAAGCACAAGGTATCGATCTGCCTGCCGTGGTGCCCGCTGGCCCGGATAACCCGATGGGGCACCATGCGATCCGCCTGGCGGCCTACGGTGGGGTTTATCTTCTGCACGGCACGAATGCGGATTTCGGGATCGGGATGCGCGTCAGTTCCGGCTGTATTCGCCTGCGTGATGACGACATCAAAACGCTCTACCGCGTGATCTCTCCTGGCACAAAAGTAAATATCATCAATACCCCGATTAAAGTGTCTGAAGAGCCGGGGGGCGTCCGTCTGGTTGAGATCCACCAGCCTCTGTCGAAAAATATCAATGACGATCCGCAGACGCTGCCGATTAACCTGAATGCGTCGATGGTGAGCTTTAAAACGAACGCCAACACCGATGGCGCGGTAATGGAGCGGGCGATGGAAGCGCGCTCGGGTATGCCAACCGATGTCACGCGGCATCATGAGGTTGTTCAGCAATCAATGTAGAACGGTTAGAACGACAAACGCCCTGCTAATGCAGGGCGTTTTTTATTGCAGTGGCATAACGGAGGGTTGCGTTACGCTTATTTGTAGATAACTGCGGTACCGTGCAGGGTATTAGGACCGGTCACAGAGGTGATGCGGAATGATTTCGCACCCATTTCGTCAGCTTTTTGCGCCAGCTGATCTTCCAGTGAGCCCAGGTTAGTCCCGGCTGTGGCAGAAATGGTACCGACTTTTTGCTGGTCTGCTGGAGTAGATTGCACTTCAACAGCAGCGAAACTTGCGAAAGAGAGTGAACTCAGAACAGCGGCAGCGATGAGGGTTTTAACGTTTTTCATGATTTTGTACCTTTAGGCAGATGATGTAGTGGTCGTTAGTTATTTAGTTAACGATCGATAGGTAAATGATAGATGTGATCCAGGTCACACGTCAACTCCTTTTTATAACGACCGTTAAATTAATTTCATTTGCCTTATATTTCATAAAGATAAAATTAAATTATTTTTCAGAAATCACCGCTGGTCGTCGCAGGCGTTTATTTTTATAATGATTATTCAACAAAACAACAGAGGACCAACGGCACATGACAACCGATGTCACGCGTTGCGCAAAGAAAAGCCGTGGCCGACCAAAAGTGTTCGACAGGGATGCGGCGCTCGATAAGGCCATGACGCTCTTCTGGCAGCATGGGTATGAAGCCACGTCGCTTTCCGATCTGGTGGAAGCGACGGGCGCGAAAGCCCCTACCCTGTACGCAGAGTTCACCAACAAAGAAGGCTTATTCCGGGCCGTTCTGGACAGATACATCTCGCGCTTCGCGGCAAAACATGAAGCCCAGCTGTTCTGCGAAGAAAAATCCGTTGAGCAGGCATTGCAGGATTATTTCACGGCAATCGCATCCTGCTATACCAGTAAAGACACGCCTGCGGGCTGTTTTATGATCAACACCTCCGCCACCCTTGCGGCATCGTCTAAGGAGATAGCCAATACGGTTAAATCCCGGCATGCGATGCAGGAGGAGACGCTCAGCACGTTTCTGGCTCAGCGTCAGCAGCGCGGCGAAATCCCGGCGCATTGCCGTCCGCAGGAGCTTGCCCGGTATCTGAGCTGTATTTTACAGGGGATGTCCATCAGTGCCCGTGAAGGGGCAACGCTGGAAAAATTGCAGGGAATTACGCAAACCACGCTGCGCCTGTGGCCTGAACTGCTTAAACTCTGACGCAAAAAAAAGCTCCTCAGCCTGAGCGCATGAGGAGCTAAGTTCAGAGAACATCTTTTTTACACTTTGTTATTCAGTATCAGCTGACCATTACCGTCGAGAGGGATCTGCGTGCCCGGATCTTTATCCATGCGGATTTTCCCCTGCTGATCGCCGATTTTGTAGGTTACGTCGTAACCCAGCATTTTTTCAGACTTGTCATACACGGTTTTACACCGTTGCTGCGTTGTGGTGTAGGTATCATTTTCCTGCATCGCGCCCTGCACCTGGTTACCGGCATAACCGCCACCCAGCGCACCGACAACGGTCGCAACATCCTTACCACGGCCACCACCAAACTGATGACCAATCACCCCACCTGCAACCGCACCCAGCACGGAGCCAGCGATACGGTTTTCATCCTGAACCGGACGACGATGGGTGACAGAAACATTACGGCACTCCTGACGAGGCGTCTTGACCGTCTCTTTGATCGGTGTAGCGGAAACCACCTGCGCATACTGCGGGCCACGATCAAGTACGTTCAGACTGGCAACGGCAGCCACACCTAACGCAGCAGCGACGCCAATCCCTATACCCGCCAACATTGATTTATTCACGGGACTTCCTCCTTTGTTGCAATTGGTAGCAATTTTGCCGCGCAGTAAACGCTTCGCCAATAAGATAAAGGATCAAAAACCGGGGCGATGAGCTGGGATAGCGTCTGTTTAGGAGAACTCTTAAGGGGTCTGGAGCGAGATGAACAGCATGATGTGCTGAAAATTCCCTCCGGAGAGCCCGGAGGGAGAGAGAAATTAGTGCAGCTTCAGGCGTGGGCGGATCACGCGGTTGATGCGGCCGACCAGCATCATCAGGCCGGTTTTGAAGTAGCCGTGCAGCGCAATCTGGTGCATACGATACAGAGAAATGTACACGAAGCGGGCGATGCGCCCTTCCACCATCATGGAGCCGCGCATCAGGTTGCCCATCAGGCTGCCCACGGTGGAGAAGTTTGAAAGCGACACCAGAGAGCCATGATCTTTGTAGACATAGGCTTTCATCGGCTTGCCTTTCATCTGCGCCAGGATGTTATGCAGCACGAGGCTTGCCATCTGGTGTGCGGCCTGAGCGCGAGGCGGTACAAACCCGCCTTCCGGACGTGCGCAGGAGGCACAGTCGCCGATGGCAAAGATTTCAGGATCGCGCGTCGTTTGCAGCGTCGGCTCTGTCACCAGCTGGTTAATGCGGTTCGTCTCCAGCCCACCGATATCTTTCATGAAATCAGGCGCTTTGATCCCCGCGGCCCAGACCATCAGGTCGGCCTGGATGTATTCGCCGTCTTTGGTATGCAGGCCGCCCTCATCCGCACTGGTCACCATGGTCTGGGTCAGTACGCGCACGCCCAGTTTGGTCAGCTCGTTGTGCGCCGCACCGGAAATACGCGGCGGCAGCGCAGGCAGAATGCGTACACCCGCTTCCACCAGCGTCACATTCAACGCTTCGTTAGTCAGCCCTTTGTAGCCATAGCTGTGCAGCTGTTTCACCGCGTTATGCAACTCTGCCGATAACTCAACGCCCGTTGCGCCGCCACCCACGATAGCAATGTTAACCTTGCCGTTGGCACCCATATTATTGGTGTACTTCAGGAACAGGTTAAGCATCTCCTGATGGAAACGACGCGCCTGATGCGGGTTGTCCAGGAAGATGCAGTGCTCTTTTACGCCTGGGGTGTTGAAGTCGTTAGAGGTGCTGCCCAGGGCCATCACCAGCGTGTCATAGGCCAGCTTGCGCTCAGGAACCAGCAGCTCGCCTTTATCATCGCGCAGCTCAGCCAGCGTGATGGTTTTGTTTTCACGGTTGATGTCCACCACCGAACCCAGCTGGAACTGGAAATGGTGGTTACGCGCATGCGCCAGATAGCTCAGCGCATCCACACCCTCATCCAGCGACCCGGTCGCCACTTCGTGCAGCAGCGGCTTCCACAGATGGCTGTGGTTACGATCCACCAGCGTAATTTTGGCTTTCTTACCGCGCCCCAGCTTCTTACCCAGCTGTGTCGCCAGCTCCAGTCCGCCAGCACCACCGCCGACAATCACTATCTTTTTCAATGGCGTAGTCAACGTGACCCCCTCAAATTATTAACCAATTGTTAATTAAAAGTTATATAAATAACCCTTAATTAACAACAGGTTACTGCGCTGAAACCATTCAGATTCATTGAGAATAGCACGTCAGGCGCATTGGTCATACCAAAATTGATATGTATCAAGTTTTGATGGTTTAAAAGTAGACAACTCTGACAAAAAAGAGGCCCGGTACGCTTTCACGTACCGGGCCTTTGTCAGGTTCAGGGAGGTCAGCCCAGCGTTTTGAAGGCTTTAATGCGCTGCAAATGCGGCGAAATGTTTTTGAATTTGTGGGTCTGCTCTTCGTCCCAGACAATTTCGTAGTAATGATGCAGAAGCTCGGCGGCGCGGGAGCTGTTTAGCGCCTCATCGTTGCGGGAGAGGATCACCAGACACCGGTCGCGGTTCTTTTCACGGAAATTGCTCACGCATTTGGTTGCGATATCGGCGTACTCTTCCGGACGGTCAATCTTGCCTTCCATGTTTTCGTTTGGAAACAGGTTAGGGTTAAAAATGACCTGACGGATATCGCATAAAAAACCGATACGCTCTGCCCAGTATCCCCCCAACCCCACGCCGCAGATTAGCGGGCGATCGTCGATATTGAGCTGCAACATTTTGTCCACTTCTTTCAGCAGATGTTGCATGTCATGCTTCGGATGACGTGTGCTGTAACTGATCAGCCGGACATCCGGATCGATAAACTGCAATTGCAGCACTTTCTCATGATTACCAGGACTGTTTGAGTCAAAACCGTGTAAATAGATGATCATCGTCTCACCACGCTACGCCTTCCGGGATGAATTAAAGGGCTGCTTTATGTGCCTGCCAGCGCTCGTTCAGGGCTTCAAGCCGGGCGTTTACTGTTTTCCAGCGCGCCGAGTCCATCAGCTCCTGACGACTAAATGAACCTTTATGATACAATTGTGTAACACGTTCAGCATTGATCGGCGACAGGTTATCCAGCACGCTCACCGCCCCTTTACGATTATTGCAGACGAGGATCATATCGCAACCCGCATCCAAAGATGCCTGCCCACGTTCAGCATAGCTGCCCATGATCGCCGCCCCTTCCATGGATAAATCGTCAGAGAATATCACGCCATTGAAGCCTAACTCCTGACGCAGCACGGTTTTCAGCCAGTGCGGAGAACCGCTGGCCGGACGCGGATCGACCTCACTGTAAATGACGTGAGCTGG is a window of Enterobacter hormaechei ATCC 49162 DNA encoding:
- the ldtC gene encoding L,D-transpeptidase LdtC, which produces MMTSSRFTRWLTLFALAATVAVALPARANTWPLPPAGSNVVGENRFHVVENDGGSLEAIAKKYNVGFLALLQANPGVDPYVPRAGSVLTIPLQTILPDAPRQGIVINLAELRLYYYPPGKNEVTVYPIGIGQLGGDTLTPTMVTTVSDKRANPTWTPTANIRARYKAQGIDLPAVVPAGPDNPMGHHAIRLAAYGGVYLLHGTNADFGIGMRVSSGCIRLRDDDIKTLYRVISPGTKVNIINTPIKVSEEPGGVRLVEIHQPLSKNINDDPQTLPINLNASMVSFKTNANTDGAVMERAMEARSGMPTDVTRHHEVVQQSM
- the bhsA gene encoding multiple stress resistance protein BhsA; the encoded protein is MKNVKTLIAAAVLSSLSFASFAAVEVQSTPADQQKVGTISATAGTNLGSLEDQLAQKADEMGAKSFRITSVTGPNTLHGTAVIYK
- the comR gene encoding TetR family copper-responsive transcriptional repressor ComR, which translates into the protein MTTDVTRCAKKSRGRPKVFDRDAALDKAMTLFWQHGYEATSLSDLVEATGAKAPTLYAEFTNKEGLFRAVLDRYISRFAAKHEAQLFCEEKSVEQALQDYFTAIASCYTSKDTPAGCFMINTSATLAASSKEIANTVKSRHAMQEETLSTFLAQRQQRGEIPAHCRPQELARYLSCILQGMSISAREGATLEKLQGITQTTLRLWPELLKL
- a CDS encoding glycine zipper 2TM domain-containing protein codes for the protein MNKSMLAGIGIGVAAALGVAAVASLNVLDRGPQYAQVVSATPIKETVKTPRQECRNVSVTHRRPVQDENRIAGSVLGAVAGGVIGHQFGGGRGKDVATVVGALGGGYAGNQVQGAMQENDTYTTTQQRCKTVYDKSEKMLGYDVTYKIGDQQGKIRMDKDPGTQIPLDGNGQLILNNKV
- a CDS encoding NAD(P)/FAD-dependent oxidoreductase; its protein translation is MTTPLKKIVIVGGGAGGLELATQLGKKLGRGKKAKITLVDRNHSHLWKPLLHEVATGSLDEGVDALSYLAHARNHHFQFQLGSVVDINRENKTITLAELRDDKGELLVPERKLAYDTLVMALGSTSNDFNTPGVKEHCIFLDNPHQARRFHQEMLNLFLKYTNNMGANGKVNIAIVGGGATGVELSAELHNAVKQLHSYGYKGLTNEALNVTLVEAGVRILPALPPRISGAAHNELTKLGVRVLTQTMVTSADEGGLHTKDGEYIQADLMVWAAGIKAPDFMKDIGGLETNRINQLVTEPTLQTTRDPEIFAIGDCASCARPEGGFVPPRAQAAHQMASLVLHNILAQMKGKPMKAYVYKDHGSLVSLSNFSTVGSLMGNLMRGSMMVEGRIARFVYISLYRMHQIALHGYFKTGLMMLVGRINRVIRPRLKLH
- the ycfP gene encoding alpha/beta hydrolase YcfP; protein product: MIIYLHGFDSNSPGNHEKVLQLQFIDPDVRLISYSTRHPKHDMQHLLKEVDKMLQLNIDDRPLICGVGLGGYWAERIGFLCDIRQVIFNPNLFPNENMEGKIDRPEEYADIATKCVSNFREKNRDRCLVILSRNDEALNSSRAAELLHHYYEIVWDEEQTHKFKNISPHLQRIKAFKTLG